The Cohnella abietis genome has a segment encoding these proteins:
- a CDS encoding methionine gamma-lyase family protein: protein MQGNIQLEFEEQWEQWADEAEQLVSPQFRIMDKIVEKNQWKVIQAFQKHKVSDYHFAASTGYGYNDRGREVLDLVYADVFGAEAAIVRPHLVSGTHTISAALFGVLRPGDELLFVTGRPYDTLHKVIGKPGDGLGSLADWGVTTKIVPLLADGSVDWEGVSAAVTERTKVFAIQRSRGYDWRPSFTVEQIGAMVPRLKALREDGIIFVDNCYGEFTEVLEPTQVGVDLIAGSLIKNPGGGIATSGGYIAGKERLVELAAYRMTAPGIGGEVGAMLGTTRSIYQGLFLAPLLVGQAVKGSIFASAVFANRGFETHPRWDDQRTDLIQAIRFPSADPLIHFVQSVQKAAAVDSHVVPEPWDMPGYEHPVIMAAGTFIQGGSLELSADAPVREPYIAYMQGGLTYAHVKFAVKQALQEFKTRGYL from the coding sequence ATGCAGGGCAACATACAGTTAGAGTTTGAAGAGCAATGGGAGCAATGGGCGGACGAAGCGGAGCAGCTGGTTTCACCGCAGTTTAGAATTATGGATAAAATAGTCGAGAAGAACCAATGGAAGGTTATCCAAGCCTTTCAGAAGCATAAGGTGAGTGATTATCATTTTGCCGCTTCTACGGGCTATGGTTACAATGATCGTGGACGTGAAGTGTTGGATTTGGTTTATGCAGATGTGTTCGGTGCTGAAGCCGCAATCGTCAGGCCTCATTTGGTTTCGGGTACACATACGATCTCCGCGGCGCTATTCGGGGTGTTGCGTCCAGGTGACGAGCTGTTGTTCGTAACGGGACGCCCATACGATACTCTCCATAAGGTCATTGGCAAACCAGGGGATGGCTTGGGCTCGTTAGCCGATTGGGGCGTTACGACCAAGATTGTTCCCTTGTTAGCGGATGGAAGTGTCGACTGGGAAGGTGTGTCAGCGGCAGTAACAGAACGAACAAAGGTGTTTGCCATTCAGCGCTCTAGGGGCTATGACTGGAGACCTTCCTTCACTGTTGAGCAAATCGGGGCGATGGTTCCTCGGTTAAAGGCTTTGCGTGAGGATGGAATCATATTCGTAGATAATTGCTACGGTGAGTTCACTGAGGTTCTGGAGCCTACGCAAGTAGGAGTCGATCTCATTGCGGGCTCATTGATAAAAAATCCCGGTGGAGGAATAGCCACTAGTGGTGGTTATATTGCAGGAAAAGAGCGGCTAGTGGAGCTGGCGGCTTATAGAATGACTGCCCCAGGTATTGGTGGTGAGGTCGGTGCCATGTTAGGTACAACCCGTTCCATATACCAAGGATTATTTCTTGCCCCATTATTAGTAGGACAAGCGGTTAAGGGAAGTATATTCGCATCGGCGGTATTCGCAAACCGAGGATTTGAAACACATCCGCGCTGGGATGATCAAAGAACGGATTTGATCCAAGCGATTCGTTTTCCATCAGCCGATCCGCTGATCCATTTCGTTCAATCCGTACAGAAGGCTGCAGCCGTTGACTCACATGTCGTACCTGAGCCTTGGGATATGCCCGGTTATGAGCATCCTGTAATTATGGCGGCGGGGACCTTCATTCAAGGTGGCAGTTTAGAGCTGTCGGCCGATGCGCCAGTGCGTGAGCCTTATATTGCTTACATGCAGGGGGGGCTAACTTACGCTCATGTGAAGTTTGCCGTCAAGCAAGCGCTACAGGAGTTCAAAACGCGTGGGTATCTATAG
- a CDS encoding MerR family transcriptional regulator codes for MGDEIRRNMALFPIGIVMKLTDLTARQIRYYEQHELIQPARTDGNQRLFSFNDVERLMEIKALIEKGVNIAGIKQVMNPVGQDENDGTIINEMSEVKRREMTDTQLHRMLKQELMTGKRPGQVSLIQGELSRFFKHK; via the coding sequence ATGGGCGACGAGATTCGCAGGAATATGGCGTTGTTTCCGATTGGCATCGTAATGAAGCTGACCGACCTGACCGCCCGCCAGATTCGTTATTATGAACAGCATGAACTCATTCAACCAGCGCGTACAGACGGTAATCAACGCTTGTTTTCATTTAATGATGTTGAACGTTTAATGGAAATTAAAGCTTTGATTGAGAAGGGCGTCAATATTGCCGGGATCAAGCAAGTGATGAATCCGGTAGGGCAAGATGAGAACGACGGAACAATTATTAACGAAATGTCTGAGGTTAAGAGACGTGAGATGACCGACACTCAGCTTCATCGGATGCTTAAACAGGAGCTTATGACGGGTAAACGTCCAGGACAGGTTTCTTTGATTCAAGGTGAGCTTTCTCGGTTCTTCAAGCACAAATAA
- a CDS encoding LysM peptidoglycan-binding domain-containing protein yields MRNWKWARSLFFLFAFVVLFSGFARVHTSASSSAIVPATQEELVIVIDSGDTLWGLANTYKKNTLDTREAIHQILKRNRLATSDLTIGQTVIIPATIVS; encoded by the coding sequence ATGCGTAATTGGAAATGGGCAAGAAGCTTGTTCTTTTTGTTCGCTTTTGTCGTGCTTTTCAGCGGCTTTGCACGTGTACATACTTCTGCCTCTTCTAGTGCAATCGTGCCTGCTACTCAGGAGGAGCTAGTGATTGTCATAGACAGCGGCGATACGCTCTGGGGGTTAGCTAATACCTATAAGAAGAATACATTGGATACCCGGGAAGCGATCCATCAGATATTAAAGCGTAATCGATTAGCCACTTCTGATTTAACGATAGGACAGACAGTCATTATTCCAGCTACAATTGTTTCCTAA
- a CDS encoding HAD family hydrolase produces the protein MSVKAVLFDLDDTLLWDDRSVSEAFKDTCRFAAEATGVNEEELEASVRREARAIYETYETFGFTQMIGINPFEALWGKFERGEHPMFRKLQQLAPEYRVHAWTQGLAALGVNNPGLGQQLADIFPAKRRSLKYVYEETFAVLDELKESYKLLLLTNGSPDLQQEKLDGMPDLIPYFDSIVISGSFGEGKPSTKLFAHALEQIGVTADECIMVGDKLTTDILGANRAGIISVWINRHNAVRNDDIIPSYEITSLSELSDLVHKLNS, from the coding sequence ATGTCAGTCAAGGCTGTACTATTTGATTTAGATGATACGTTATTATGGGATGACCGTAGCGTAAGCGAGGCTTTCAAGGACACTTGTCGTTTCGCTGCAGAGGCAACTGGAGTTAATGAAGAGGAGCTTGAGGCTTCTGTTCGTCGCGAAGCAAGAGCGATCTATGAAACATACGAAACCTTCGGCTTTACTCAGATGATTGGTATTAACCCATTTGAGGCTTTGTGGGGAAAATTCGAACGTGGCGAGCACCCGATGTTTCGCAAGCTCCAGCAGCTGGCTCCTGAGTATCGGGTACATGCATGGACCCAAGGGCTTGCCGCACTAGGTGTTAATAATCCCGGCCTAGGACAACAGCTCGCTGACATATTCCCGGCTAAACGTCGTAGCTTGAAGTATGTCTATGAAGAAACGTTTGCCGTATTGGACGAGCTTAAAGAATCTTACAAGCTACTGCTTCTTACGAACGGTTCTCCAGATTTGCAACAAGAGAAGCTTGACGGAATGCCGGATCTCATTCCTTATTTCGATTCTATTGTCATATCTGGTAGCTTCGGTGAGGGCAAGCCTTCTACTAAGCTGTTCGCTCATGCGTTGGAACAAATTGGTGTTACGGCCGACGAGTGTATTATGGTAGGGGACAAGCTCACGACAGACATTCTTGGCGCTAATCGTGCAGGAATAATCTCAGTATGGATTAACCGTCACAATGCTGTTCGCAACGACGATATTATTCCTTCTTACGAGATAACTAGTCTTTCCGAGCTTTCCGACCTCGTTCATAAATTAAATAGCTAA
- the lexA gene encoding transcriptional repressor LexA, with translation MSKMSSRQNSILEFIKNEVRDKGYPPSVREIGEAVGLASSSTVHGHLDRLEKKGLIRRDPTKPRAIEILGDDDDSDYRFSSSVRPIPLLGKVTAGLPITATENIEEYYPLPISMVGDQPVFMLSVMGDSMIDAGIHNGDYVIVRQQPTATNGDIVVAMTDDNEATVKTFYKERDHIRLQPENASMEPIRLPNVSILGKVIGLIRSFL, from the coding sequence GTGTCCAAGATGTCCAGTCGCCAGAATTCTATACTAGAATTCATCAAGAACGAAGTTCGTGACAAGGGGTATCCCCCTTCCGTCCGTGAAATTGGAGAAGCCGTAGGCTTAGCATCCAGCTCAACCGTACACGGTCATTTAGACCGTCTAGAGAAGAAGGGTTTAATCCGCCGGGATCCTACCAAGCCTCGTGCAATCGAGATTCTTGGGGATGACGATGATTCTGACTATAGATTCTCGTCCTCTGTTAGACCTATCCCCTTACTGGGTAAAGTAACAGCGGGCTTGCCTATTACAGCTACGGAAAACATCGAAGAATATTACCCCCTTCCCATTAGCATGGTAGGCGATCAGCCGGTATTCATGCTATCCGTTATGGGAGACAGTATGATTGATGCTGGTATCCATAATGGTGACTATGTAATCGTTCGTCAGCAGCCTACTGCAACCAACGGCGATATCGTAGTAGCTATGACGGACGATAACGAAGCAACTGTTAAGACCTTCTATAAGGAAAGAGACCATATTCGTCTCCAGCCTGAGAACGCAAGCATGGAACCTATTCGGCTTCCTAATGTCAGCATTCTTGGCAAAGTCATCGGCCTCATTCGTTCTTTCCTGTAA
- the metH gene encoding methionine synthase produces the protein MTLTHTKPSLQEALKNRILILDGAMGTMIQQADLTADDFGSDDMDGCNEILVLTRPDVIQNIHEAYLEAGADIIETNTFGATAVVLLEYDIPEKAREINLAAAKLARDACDKYSTPDRPRFVAGALGPTTKTLSVTGGVTFDQLIKDYEEQVLALMEGDVDCILIETCQDTLNVKAASIGTRQAFTTMGYELPIMISGTIEPMGTTLAGQSIESFYISLEHLKPVSMGLNCATGPEFMRDHIRTLSGLANTAVSCYPNAGLPDENGHYHESPESLAKKLKGFAEQGWLNIAGGCCGTTPAHIAAMADAMKDIAPRKMEGDHPAAVSGIDTVYIEEDNRPIMIGERTNISGSRKFKRLIQEGKFDEASEIARLQVKGGAHVVDINLQDTDIDEEYAVNQFLPMVTKKIKVPIMLDSTYDHIIELGLKYSQGKAIINSINLEDGEVKFEKILPLIHRYGAAVVCILIDERGQAVTREAKMEVATRSYELLVNKYGMNPEDIIFDPNMFPVGSGDPQYIGSAVETIEGIRMIKEKYPKAKTILGLSNISFGLPDAGREVLNSVYLYHSTKAGLDYAIVNTEKLERYASIPEEERRLAEELIYNTNDETLAAFVAAFRNKKAQKKEKISNLTLEERLAGYVVEGTKEGLSIDLDAAMGKYAPLEIINGPLMAGMEEVGRLFNNNELIVAEVLQSAEVMKASVAQLEPHMEKNESAVKGKILLATVKGDVHDIGKNLVEIILSNNGYKIINLGIKVPPDQIIEAARKESPDAIGLSGLLVKSAQQMVITAQDLRTAGIDAPILVGGAALTRKFTKNRIAPEYDGIVLYAKDAMDGLDIANKLSDPGHRARIIEEHWAAQAALAEEAAKPKPELPELTRARKSNISQDAQLFTPPDYNRHVLRDYPMTHVLPYVNLQMLLGHHLGLKGNVEELIASGDERTINLKATVDDIMRQSQSEGWLNPQAMYRFFPAQSDGNDILIYDPDNLSQVLKRFSFPRQQVEPFLCLADFLKSVESGVMDSVGFLVVTAGQGAREQGEKWKESGDYLRSHALLATALEVAEGLAERVHQIMRDSWGFPDPADMTMKRRFGARYQGIRVSFGYPACPDLEDQGPLFELMKPEDIGIHLTEGFMMEPEASVSAMVFAHPEAQYFNVEKV, from the coding sequence ATGACTTTAACGCATACTAAACCGTCTCTGCAAGAGGCACTAAAGAATAGAATATTAATCCTTGATGGTGCGATGGGCACGATGATTCAACAGGCTGATCTAACTGCGGATGATTTCGGCAGCGATGACATGGACGGCTGTAATGAAATTCTCGTACTGACACGTCCAGATGTCATTCAAAATATACACGAAGCTTATTTAGAAGCAGGCGCGGATATTATTGAAACGAATACCTTCGGAGCAACAGCTGTAGTGCTTTTAGAGTACGACATTCCTGAGAAGGCTAGAGAAATCAATCTGGCTGCTGCTAAGCTGGCCAGAGATGCTTGTGATAAATACTCTACACCTGATAGACCACGATTCGTAGCAGGCGCCTTAGGACCGACTACGAAGACGCTATCTGTTACCGGTGGAGTTACTTTCGATCAACTGATTAAAGATTATGAGGAGCAGGTACTTGCACTCATGGAAGGCGATGTCGACTGCATCCTCATTGAGACATGCCAAGATACGTTAAACGTAAAAGCAGCCAGCATCGGTACACGCCAAGCATTTACGACTATGGGCTACGAGCTTCCTATTATGATCAGCGGTACGATTGAGCCAATGGGTACTACGCTAGCTGGTCAAAGCATCGAATCCTTCTACATTTCATTAGAGCATCTTAAACCAGTATCTATGGGTCTTAACTGCGCAACTGGACCTGAATTCATGCGTGACCATATTCGGACACTGTCTGGATTAGCGAATACTGCAGTTAGCTGTTATCCGAATGCCGGTCTTCCAGATGAGAACGGACATTATCATGAGTCTCCAGAATCGCTTGCAAAGAAGCTTAAGGGCTTTGCAGAGCAAGGATGGCTGAACATCGCTGGAGGATGCTGTGGTACGACACCAGCCCATATTGCGGCGATGGCGGATGCGATGAAAGATATTGCCCCGAGGAAAATGGAGGGTGATCATCCAGCAGCGGTATCCGGTATTGATACGGTTTATATTGAAGAGGATAATCGCCCCATTATGATTGGGGAAAGAACAAATATATCCGGTTCCCGTAAATTCAAGCGTCTTATTCAAGAAGGTAAATTTGATGAAGCCTCCGAAATTGCCCGTTTACAAGTAAAGGGTGGAGCGCACGTCGTTGATATTAATCTTCAGGATACAGATATTGATGAGGAATATGCCGTCAACCAATTTCTACCTATGGTCACGAAAAAAATCAAAGTGCCGATTATGCTCGATTCCACCTACGACCATATTATTGAGCTAGGTCTTAAATATTCTCAGGGTAAAGCGATAATTAACTCCATTAACCTTGAGGATGGAGAAGTGAAGTTCGAGAAAATTCTTCCCCTTATTCATCGATATGGCGCAGCGGTCGTATGTATTCTAATCGATGAGCGCGGACAGGCAGTTACACGAGAAGCTAAGATGGAAGTTGCTACTCGATCCTATGAGCTACTCGTTAATAAGTACGGGATGAATCCTGAGGACATCATTTTTGACCCGAATATGTTCCCTGTTGGTTCTGGTGACCCGCAATATATCGGTTCGGCTGTTGAGACGATTGAAGGCATTCGGATGATTAAGGAAAAATATCCAAAAGCCAAAACGATACTCGGACTTAGTAATATCTCATTCGGCTTGCCAGATGCAGGTCGGGAAGTTCTGAACTCGGTTTATCTGTATCACAGCACGAAGGCTGGTCTAGATTACGCCATTGTGAACACAGAGAAGCTTGAGCGGTACGCTTCTATTCCAGAGGAAGAGCGCCGTCTGGCAGAAGAGTTAATTTACAATACGAACGATGAAACTCTGGCAGCGTTCGTTGCTGCATTCCGGAACAAGAAGGCCCAGAAGAAGGAGAAGATCTCTAATCTCACTCTTGAAGAGCGTCTAGCTGGTTACGTTGTTGAAGGCACGAAGGAAGGCCTAAGCATCGATCTGGACGCAGCGATGGGCAAGTATGCACCGCTTGAAATTATTAACGGTCCACTCATGGCTGGGATGGAAGAGGTCGGCCGTTTGTTCAATAACAATGAGCTGATCGTCGCAGAGGTGCTGCAAAGCGCAGAGGTTATGAAAGCTTCTGTTGCTCAGCTTGAGCCTCACATGGAGAAAAATGAGTCTGCCGTTAAAGGCAAAATCCTTCTAGCTACTGTTAAGGGCGACGTTCATGATATCGGTAAAAATCTGGTGGAGATCATTCTATCGAATAACGGCTACAAAATAATAAATCTAGGCATTAAAGTACCACCAGATCAAATCATCGAAGCTGCTCGTAAAGAAAGTCCTGACGCCATTGGGCTATCTGGCTTGCTCGTTAAATCGGCACAGCAGATGGTTATTACAGCACAAGATTTACGTACAGCGGGCATAGATGCACCGATTCTCGTTGGTGGGGCTGCACTGACACGTAAATTTACGAAAAACAGAATTGCACCTGAGTACGATGGTATCGTGTTGTATGCGAAGGATGCTATGGATGGATTGGATATCGCGAACAAGCTGAGCGATCCAGGTCATCGTGCACGTATTATTGAAGAGCATTGGGCAGCGCAAGCTGCACTGGCGGAGGAAGCGGCTAAACCGAAGCCAGAGCTCCCTGAGCTAACCCGGGCGCGTAAATCAAACATCTCTCAAGATGCGCAATTGTTCACACCACCGGATTACAATCGCCATGTATTGCGGGATTACCCGATGACGCATGTGCTTCCTTACGTCAATCTACAGATGCTGCTTGGACACCATCTTGGTCTTAAAGGCAATGTTGAGGAGCTTATCGCTTCCGGAGACGAGAGGACAATCAATCTTAAAGCAACGGTTGATGATATTATGAGGCAGTCACAGTCTGAAGGCTGGTTGAACCCACAAGCGATGTACAGGTTTTTCCCTGCTCAGTCTGATGGCAATGACATCCTTATCTATGATCCGGATAATCTCTCTCAAGTGTTGAAGCGATTCTCCTTCCCGCGTCAGCAAGTGGAGCCGTTCCTCTGCCTCGCGGATTTCCTTAAGTCTGTTGAGAGCGGCGTAATGGACAGTGTAGGCTTCCTTGTAGTTACTGCTGGTCAAGGTGCTCGAGAGCAGGGCGAGAAGTGGAAGGAAAGTGGAGATTATCTTCGTTCCCATGCTTTGTTAGCGACCGCGTTAGAAGTAGCTGAAGGGCTAGCCGAACGTGTGCATCAAATTATGAGAGATAGCTGGGGCTTCCCAGATCCTGCGGACATGACCATGAAGAGACGGTTTGGCGCACGTTATCAGGGAATACGGGTGTCATTCGGCTACCCTGCATGTCCCGATCTAGAGGATCAAGGACCGTTGTTCGAGCTCATGAAGCCAGAGGATATCGGCATTCATTTGACGGAAGGCTTCATGATGGAGCCAGAGGCATCGGTATCCGCAATGGTGTTCGCTCATCCAGAGGCGCAATACTTTAACGTGGAGAAGGTTTAA
- the tlp gene encoding small acid-soluble spore protein Tlp, with protein sequence MANPDDRSDNAAKLQDAKQNTIENLEESEHYLDEHSEELNPQEAQTLAKKNEGRRNAISSFENEIADESESNSNE encoded by the coding sequence ATGGCAAACCCGGATGACCGCTCAGATAACGCGGCAAAGCTACAAGATGCTAAACAAAATACAATAGAAAATCTTGAGGAATCTGAGCACTATCTGGACGAGCATTCCGAAGAGCTTAATCCTCAAGAAGCTCAAACACTCGCGAAGAAAAATGAAGGTCGGCGCAATGCTATTTCTAGCTTTGAGAACGAGATAGCAGATGAGTCCGAGTCAAATTCCAACGAATAA
- the glnA gene encoding type I glutamate--ammonia ligase, whose translation MTYTREDITRIAKEQNVRFIRLQFTDLLGSIKNVEIPFSQLQKALDNKMMFDGSSIEGYVRIEESDMYLYPDLSTWVIFPWVTENKVARLICDIYMPDGTPFAGDPRGILKRTLQEAEDMGYSTMNVGPEPEFFLFQTDDKGNPTMELNDQGGYFDLAPTDLGENCRRDIVLMLEEMGFEIEASHHEVAPGQHEIDFKYAPAIKAADQIQTFKLVVKTIARQHGLHATFMPKPLFGMNGSGMHCHQSLFRGNENAFYDANDKLGLSNEARHYMAGVLKHARGIAAITNPTVNSYKRLVPGYEAPCYVAWSASNRSPMIRIPASRGLSTRIEVRNPDPAANPYLALAVMLKAGLDGIANKLPIPAPVDRNIYVMSEEERLEAGIPSLPINIKEALTELLRDDIICDVLGDHALSHFYELKEIEWDMYRTQVHQWERDQYLTMY comes from the coding sequence ATGACCTACACTCGTGAAGATATTACGCGCATTGCTAAAGAACAGAACGTTAGGTTCATCCGACTGCAATTTACGGATTTGCTTGGTTCGATTAAAAACGTAGAAATCCCGTTCAGCCAATTGCAAAAAGCGCTGGATAACAAAATGATGTTTGATGGATCATCAATTGAGGGTTATGTTCGGATTGAAGAGTCCGATATGTATTTATATCCAGATCTTAGCACTTGGGTCATCTTTCCATGGGTGACTGAAAATAAGGTTGCTCGCCTCATTTGTGATATTTATATGCCGGATGGGACGCCTTTCGCTGGCGATCCACGTGGAATCTTGAAGCGTACTCTTCAAGAGGCTGAAGATATGGGATATTCAACGATGAATGTTGGTCCTGAACCGGAGTTTTTCTTGTTTCAAACCGATGACAAGGGCAATCCGACTATGGAGCTTAACGATCAAGGTGGATATTTCGATCTTGCCCCTACGGATTTAGGTGAGAACTGTCGCCGTGATATCGTGCTTATGCTCGAAGAGATGGGCTTTGAGATCGAAGCCTCTCACCATGAGGTTGCACCGGGACAGCATGAGATAGACTTCAAATACGCTCCGGCAATTAAAGCGGCCGATCAAATTCAGACATTTAAGCTCGTCGTGAAGACGATTGCTCGTCAGCATGGGCTGCATGCAACATTTATGCCTAAGCCTTTGTTCGGGATGAATGGCTCTGGTATGCATTGCCATCAATCATTGTTCCGTGGAAACGAAAATGCATTCTACGATGCTAATGATAAGCTTGGCTTGAGCAATGAAGCTCGCCATTATATGGCTGGAGTACTTAAGCATGCTCGTGGTATTGCTGCAATTACTAATCCTACGGTCAATTCGTACAAACGTCTTGTTCCTGGATATGAAGCGCCTTGTTATGTAGCTTGGTCCGCGAGTAACCGTAGCCCGATGATTCGGATTCCGGCATCCCGTGGCTTGAGTACTCGTATCGAGGTTCGTAATCCAGATCCTGCAGCTAATCCATACTTGGCGCTTGCTGTTATGCTGAAAGCAGGCTTGGATGGTATTGCGAATAAGCTACCAATTCCAGCTCCAGTAGATCGCAATATCTACGTAATGAGCGAGGAAGAGCGTCTAGAAGCTGGAATTCCTAGCTTGCCGATTAACATTAAGGAAGCTCTAACGGAGTTGCTTCGTGATGACATCATCTGCGACGTGCTTGGCGATCATGCACTAAGCCATTTCTACGAGCTTAAGGAAATCGAGTGGGATATGTATCGAACACAAGTCCATCAATGGGAACGTGATCAGTACCTTACGATGTACTAA
- a CDS encoding DUF6199 family natural product biosynthesis protein, with protein sequence MIIFAFLFIAMALLNIFFPAFGWYLRYGWMVKGDSEPSDAYLLMSRISSIVVLIVFLFVVLPNF encoded by the coding sequence ATGATTATCTTCGCTTTCCTGTTCATAGCCATGGCGCTACTTAATATTTTCTTTCCTGCATTCGGCTGGTACTTAAGATATGGCTGGATGGTTAAAGGAGATTCTGAACCCAGTGATGCCTACTTACTCATGAGTAGGATTAGCAGTATTGTTGTCCTAATTGTGTTCCTGTTCGTCGTTCTTCCTAACTTCTAA
- a CDS encoding DUF896 domain-containing protein has product MEKLINRINELSRKNKTEGLNESELAEREQLRRQYIDIFKQNFRQELDRIEVVEDEPTIKH; this is encoded by the coding sequence ATGGAAAAATTGATTAACAGAATTAATGAATTATCCCGTAAAAATAAAACCGAGGGCTTGAACGAGAGTGAGTTAGCTGAACGCGAACAGCTCCGTCGTCAATATATTGATATCTTCAAGCAGAACTTCCGCCAGGAATTGGACCGCATTGAGGTCGTGGAAGACGAGCCAACAATTAAACACTGA
- a CDS encoding VanW family protein — translation MDVDMKKPISRSKLRLMFGKTYYTWRRYARWLVDGIPFARTFSQDPLAHIVFHHETPTLRKLKDVDMWLQYNKEINLALAIKRLNGLLLAPGETMSYWKLIGKTTARKGYVPGMLLFYGGFKPGIGGGLCQLSNLIYWMTLHTPLAVMERHRHSYDAFPDTNRTQPFGSGATCAYNYLDLMISNPTTTLYQLRLELKDHVLRGEWRAVEKSLYTYEIYEKKHRIEQQYWGGYVRRNVLHRSVFNQAGELIDDEFITENNALMMYSPLLSETAKDG, via the coding sequence ATCGATGTAGACATGAAGAAACCAATTTCGAGATCCAAGCTACGACTTATGTTCGGGAAAACTTATTATACTTGGCGAAGATATGCTAGATGGTTGGTTGATGGTATTCCATTCGCGCGAACGTTCTCACAAGACCCACTTGCACATATTGTATTTCATCATGAAACACCAACGCTTCGGAAGCTAAAGGACGTGGATATGTGGCTCCAATATAACAAAGAAATCAATCTGGCGCTTGCGATTAAGCGTCTAAATGGGCTCCTCCTTGCGCCGGGTGAAACGATGTCATACTGGAAGCTTATCGGCAAAACAACAGCGCGTAAAGGTTATGTCCCGGGCATGTTGTTGTTTTATGGCGGCTTCAAGCCAGGGATAGGCGGAGGTCTTTGCCAGCTTTCGAACCTGATTTATTGGATGACGTTGCACACACCGCTAGCAGTCATGGAACGTCATCGGCATAGTTACGATGCATTTCCGGATACAAACCGAACACAACCTTTTGGTAGTGGGGCGACTTGTGCTTATAATTATTTGGATCTTATGATTTCGAATCCAACTACTACGCTTTATCAGCTTCGTCTTGAGTTGAAAGATCATGTTCTGCGAGGGGAGTGGCGTGCAGTTGAGAAATCATTATATACCTACGAAATCTATGAGAAGAAGCATCGCATCGAGCAGCAGTATTGGGGAGGTTACGTTAGGCGCAACGTACTTCATCGAAGCGTCTTCAACCAGGCGGGCGAGTTGATTGATGATGAATTTATTACCGAGAATAATGCACTCATGATGTATTCACCCTTATTATCTGAAACGGCAAAGGATGGCTAA